In Kosmotoga arenicorallina S304, a genomic segment contains:
- a CDS encoding fumarate hydratase codes for MIIADKLCEIIKSELIKANTIACEQVRKEAEKYKGPFSEIILENMEIAEKEKLPLCQDTGMVEFFAFIGHKVRLEEPLPETFEKAVRDVYISQPYRYSVVSDPLFERINTGDNTPIICHIFMVEGNKLETRFLIKGGGSENLSALFMLRPSSSTRDLKEIVLNHIKSLGANACPPLHVGIGIGGTSEEALLLSKLALTRGFEERNFVKEYSLLEEELLKEINALKLGYQGLGNGISAYSVNIEHYPTHIATLPVALSVDCYLHRKGSFIIEDS; via the coding sequence ATGATTATAGCTGACAAACTTTGTGAAATCATTAAGAGCGAACTTATTAAGGCTAATACAATTGCTTGTGAGCAAGTTCGGAAAGAAGCTGAAAAATATAAAGGGCCTTTTTCTGAAATTATCCTGGAAAATATGGAAATCGCTGAAAAAGAAAAGCTACCTTTATGTCAGGATACGGGCATGGTTGAGTTTTTTGCCTTTATAGGTCATAAAGTAAGATTGGAAGAACCTCTTCCAGAAACATTCGAAAAAGCTGTAAGAGATGTATATATTTCTCAACCTTATAGATATTCGGTGGTTTCTGATCCTCTTTTTGAGCGCATTAATACCGGGGATAACACGCCGATAATTTGCCACATTTTTATGGTTGAAGGTAATAAGCTGGAGACAAGGTTCTTGATAAAAGGTGGTGGAAGCGAGAATTTAAGTGCTCTCTTCATGCTGCGCCCATCATCAAGCACAAGAGATCTAAAAGAGATAGTCCTTAATCATATAAAAAGTCTTGGTGCAAATGCTTGTCCGCCATTACATGTGGGGATAGGCATAGGTGGAACGTCCGAAGAAGCCCTTTTGCTTTCAAAGCTTGCTTTAACAAGAGGGTTTGAAGAAAGGAACTTCGTTAAGGAATATAGTCTCTTAGAAGAGGAACTCCTGAAAGAGATAAATGCCTTAAAACTTGGGTATCAGGGGCTGGGCAATGGTATAAGCGCGTATTCAGTAAATATAGAGCACTATCCAACACACATAGCCACTCTGCCGGTTGCCCTTTCGGTCGATTGTTATTTGCACAGGAAAGGAAGTTTCATAATTGAAGATTCCTGA
- a CDS encoding glycoside hydrolase family 13 protein, with protein sequence MSEKWWKSAVIYQIYPRSFKDTNGDGIGDLKGITSKLDYIKELGVNAIWLSPIYKSPMKDFGYDISDYYEIDPIFGNMEDFDELLEQAHKRDLKVILDMVINHTSDQHPWFKESRSSRTNPKADWYIWVDGEKGTLPNNWCSYFGGSAWEWDENRKQYYLHLFAKEQPDLNWRNPEVKRELFNVVKFWLDKGVDGFRFDVVNLFFKDAKLRNNPPKKKKTEIDFENFYNVFTRDRPETLLVIEELQELIDSYGDRVTIGEVATDLGIIQYFEYTKPGRLNLAFNFEFKDVPKFSAKTFKEVVEFTEKIFEDAAWPSYVLGNHDSPRFISRFSDGVFEEERAKLLATMLLTLRGTPFIYMGEEIGMREGNIPFEKLQDPLGLNLWPKRKGRDGCRTPMQWDNSKYAGFSTVDPWLPVNPDKEFVNAEIQEKDPDSMLNFYKKLLALRKNSNALKLGDYISIRTNNSEVFAYLRVFNNKRILVILNFSAESVKVNLNLSEKNGFNIIFGTHKDSGVINSFIELEPFEAVLAE encoded by the coding sequence ATGTCCGAAAAATGGTGGAAAAGCGCTGTAATTTACCAGATTTATCCTCGAAGCTTTAAAGACACCAACGGTGATGGGATTGGTGATTTAAAGGGAATAACTTCAAAATTGGACTATATAAAAGAGCTTGGTGTCAATGCAATCTGGTTATCTCCAATTTACAAATCACCGATGAAGGATTTTGGCTACGACATTTCTGATTATTACGAGATCGATCCCATTTTCGGGAACATGGAAGATTTTGACGAACTTCTTGAACAAGCACATAAGAGGGATTTGAAAGTAATCCTCGATATGGTGATCAACCACACTTCTGACCAGCACCCATGGTTCAAAGAATCAAGGTCTTCACGGACAAATCCAAAAGCCGACTGGTATATCTGGGTAGATGGAGAGAAAGGCACTCTGCCAAACAACTGGTGTTCATACTTTGGAGGAAGCGCCTGGGAATGGGACGAGAATAGGAAGCAGTATTATTTGCACCTCTTTGCCAAAGAGCAACCAGATCTTAACTGGCGAAATCCCGAAGTAAAAAGAGAATTGTTTAATGTAGTTAAATTCTGGCTTGATAAAGGCGTGGATGGATTCAGATTTGACGTGGTTAATCTCTTTTTCAAAGACGCCAAGTTAAGGAACAATCCGCCTAAAAAGAAAAAAACAGAAATTGACTTCGAAAACTTCTACAATGTATTCACCAGAGACAGGCCCGAAACGTTGCTCGTAATTGAAGAACTTCAAGAACTCATAGATAGTTACGGAGATAGGGTTACCATTGGAGAAGTTGCAACAGATCTTGGAATAATCCAGTATTTCGAATACACAAAGCCTGGAAGGCTGAACCTTGCATTTAATTTCGAATTCAAAGACGTACCAAAATTTAGTGCTAAGACATTTAAGGAAGTGGTTGAATTCACTGAAAAAATCTTTGAAGACGCTGCATGGCCCAGCTACGTATTGGGGAATCACGATTCCCCGAGATTTATTTCGAGATTTTCGGATGGTGTTTTTGAAGAAGAACGCGCCAAACTGCTTGCCACGATGCTTTTGACTCTCAGGGGAACTCCCTTTATTTACATGGGTGAAGAAATAGGCATGAGAGAAGGGAATATCCCCTTTGAAAAGCTTCAAGATCCGCTGGGACTTAATCTCTGGCCAAAACGCAAAGGGCGTGATGGTTGCAGGACCCCGATGCAATGGGACAATAGCAAATATGCAGGATTTTCAACAGTTGACCCCTGGCTTCCGGTAAACCCGGATAAGGAATTTGTAAATGCGGAAATACAGGAAAAAGATCCCGATTCTATGCTTAACTTTTACAAAAAATTGCTTGCCCTTAGAAAGAATTCCAATGCTTTGAAGCTTGGTGATTATATTTCAATAAGAACTAATAATTCAGAGGTATTCGCTTATTTAAGGGTCTTCAATAATAAGAGGATACTTGTAATCCTCAATTTTAGCGCCGAAAGTGTAAAAGTAAATTTGAACCTCTCTGAAAAGAATGGGTTCAACATAATCTTTGGAACTCATAAAGATAGCGGAGTTATAAACTCTTTCATTGAGTTAGAGCCTTTTGAAGCAGTATTGGCGGAATAG
- a CDS encoding MarR family winged helix-turn-helix transcriptional regulator, whose translation MEKPESSMTPREIFETLFDLTRVFTKYFYEQVEIGELKTAEFFIMLLVHLKGPKKMHEIADAFHLTRANTTILVDNMENLGYLKRERSNEDRRVVFVHITKKGKKLCESILNNFNDIVSDFLNKVPRDDIEIIEDAFGRLTRLFINGH comes from the coding sequence ATGGAAAAGCCAGAAAGCAGTATGACCCCAAGAGAGATTTTTGAAACGCTCTTTGACCTGACAAGGGTTTTCACCAAATATTTTTATGAGCAGGTTGAAATAGGAGAGCTTAAAACTGCGGAATTTTTCATTATGTTGCTAGTGCATCTCAAAGGTCCAAAAAAAATGCACGAAATTGCCGATGCTTTTCATTTGACCAGAGCGAATACAACGATCCTCGTGGACAATATGGAAAATCTTGGCTATCTCAAAAGGGAGCGCTCAAATGAGGATCGCAGAGTTGTCTTTGTGCATATCACAAAGAAAGGCAAGAAGCTTTGTGAAAGCATACTGAACAATTTCAACGACATAGTTTCCGATTTCCTCAACAAAGTCCCAAGGGACGATATTGAAATTATCGAAGATGCCTTCGGGAGATTAACAAGGCTTTTCATAAACGGGCATTAA
- a CDS encoding FumA C-terminus/TtdB family hydratase beta subunit, with translation MKIPEFKVGEMIHFSGEFIVMRDAAQKRLREILETKGEIPLYLKEKIIFYAGPAKKVSGSEIGAIGPTTSIRMDPFLEMLLKLGVRATIGKGRRNDYVRELCQKYSALYFITSSGTAAALSKKVVKADIIAFPELGPEAVYRLEVEKFPLIVAIDSFGNSIYDRG, from the coding sequence TTGAAGATTCCTGAATTTAAAGTCGGAGAAATGATACACTTTTCAGGTGAGTTTATAGTAATGCGTGATGCAGCTCAAAAAAGGTTAAGAGAAATCCTTGAAACTAAGGGAGAGATTCCTCTATATCTCAAGGAGAAAATAATTTTTTACGCAGGCCCGGCGAAAAAAGTATCTGGATCGGAAATTGGGGCTATTGGGCCCACAACTTCTATAAGGATGGACCCATTTCTGGAAATGCTCCTGAAATTGGGTGTAAGGGCAACAATTGGAAAGGGAAGGAGAAATGATTATGTGAGAGAGCTTTGCCAAAAATACTCGGCTCTATACTTCATCACTTCAAGCGGGACTGCAGCTGCCCTTTCAAAAAAAGTAGTGAAAGCGGACATAATAGCCTTTCCTGAGCTTGGCCCTGAAGCAGTTTACAGATTGGAAGTCGAAAAATTCCCATTGATTGTGGCTATCGACAGCTTCGGTAATTCGATATACGATAGAGGTTAA
- a CDS encoding amidohydrolase family protein, with amino-acid sequence MITRVIDSHVHFPLSDLRSIMNREVHPWVKSERKKWRKAWQFPVPQKIDDLEELIEEWYKETLKYDLSKVVFVTANGNDNMLKIVSSHPDRFVGYAHHDPAEPNAAETLEKYLQKGLNGYKILGPKVSVPLNDRSLYPVWEVAQSYRIPILIHFGIMGGAGGIASHININPLIIHDVAKDFPEISFIIPHFGDGYVFETLNLCWTCPNVFIDTSGSNQWMRWMPYELTIEKLFRKYYETIGPERIIFGTDSSWFPRGFSKSYFDEQYRAMVYIGMKDDEIDMVLYKNIETLLKGSAVNGNK; translated from the coding sequence ATGATAACGAGGGTAATCGATTCACATGTTCACTTTCCACTTTCAGATCTTAGAAGCATTATGAATAGGGAAGTTCACCCATGGGTTAAATCAGAACGCAAAAAGTGGAGAAAAGCATGGCAATTTCCTGTTCCACAGAAAATAGATGATCTGGAAGAATTAATTGAGGAATGGTACAAAGAAACTCTTAAATATGACCTTTCTAAAGTTGTCTTTGTTACTGCGAACGGTAATGATAATATGTTGAAAATAGTATCTTCTCACCCCGATAGGTTTGTGGGATATGCCCACCATGATCCAGCAGAACCAAATGCTGCTGAAACGCTTGAAAAATATCTGCAAAAGGGATTGAATGGTTACAAAATTCTTGGTCCCAAAGTTTCAGTTCCTTTGAATGATAGAAGCCTTTATCCTGTATGGGAGGTAGCCCAGAGTTACAGAATCCCCATTCTCATTCACTTTGGAATCATGGGCGGTGCTGGAGGAATTGCAAGTCACATCAACATAAATCCACTGATCATTCACGATGTTGCCAAAGATTTCCCGGAAATAAGCTTCATAATCCCTCACTTTGGCGACGGATATGTTTTTGAAACCCTTAATTTGTGCTGGACCTGCCCAAATGTATTTATAGACACAAGCGGTTCGAATCAGTGGATGAGATGGATGCCTTATGAACTTACTATTGAAAAGCTCTTCAGAAAATACTACGAAACCATCGGTCCTGAGAGGATTATCTTTGGAACAGACTCCAGCTGGTTCCCCAGAGGGTTTTCAAAGAGCTATTTCGATGAACAATACAGGGCCATGGTTTATATTGGAATGAAAGATGATGAAATCGACATGGTTTTGTATAAGAATATAGAAACTCTTCTTAAAGGAAGTGCCGTGAATGGGAATAAATGA
- a CDS encoding MGH1-like glycoside hydrolase domain-containing protein, protein MKIMKNGNLMMVSDDNGTIDSMNYPAAGLYLEDTRFCSGLQLRTDKKARKLKTRFTFDGLINRYLLRSSPLKNDYDLFVEETLKLLGNKLEVEIKLDNFSDQRVELKIDYSIRCGYEDIFAVRELNDSYFGLSNSEILSEHKGFFHEDETATYRIENTLPGGHFILKPKEVFSTKGYLHFKKELKSEKLFKNILEDRPIRLDLNGFGEFPSIIKGTLDDLKMLMIPTKYGDFPAAGLPWYATVFGRDSLIFALQTLNYFPDIAKTVLEVLGAFQADVKDDFRDATPGKIIHEARLNYLSLNNQLPFERYYGTIDATLLYIILAGEYLKFTDDIETVKGLFPHIEAAERWIYEYGDSDGDGYVEYLPLSERGLKTQGWKDSGDSVSFKSGELAQPPVAFVEVQGYLYLAYHLLACIYRRLGKENKAYSLDEKAKALKYRFNRDFWLEDEKYFAIALDGNKRKVDSISSNPGQCLFTGIVDDDKVAPVVKKLLSPELFTGWGIRTLSTDMRRYNPFSYHNGSVWPHDNSIIIMGLLKYGYTKEAKKISEALLEAMDKFHDKRLPELFSGLSREETKNDVVEYPASCSPQLWSIGTIFTIAKALEVRKVDDKGSSLS, encoded by the coding sequence ATGAAAATAATGAAGAATGGCAATTTAATGATGGTCTCTGATGATAACGGAACTATTGATTCGATGAATTATCCTGCTGCCGGTTTATATCTCGAAGATACGAGATTTTGCTCGGGGTTACAGTTAAGAACCGACAAAAAAGCCAGGAAGCTCAAAACAAGGTTCACCTTTGACGGGCTTATAAACAGGTATCTACTTCGTTCTTCGCCATTAAAAAATGATTATGACCTGTTTGTAGAAGAAACTCTCAAATTACTTGGCAACAAGCTTGAAGTTGAAATAAAGCTTGATAATTTTTCAGACCAGCGAGTTGAGCTTAAAATCGATTATTCTATCAGATGCGGTTATGAAGATATTTTTGCTGTAAGAGAGTTAAACGATTCATATTTTGGGCTCTCGAATTCAGAAATTCTTTCAGAACATAAGGGTTTTTTTCATGAGGATGAAACAGCAACATATAGGATAGAAAATACGCTTCCGGGTGGGCATTTTATCCTGAAACCAAAAGAAGTTTTTTCAACGAAAGGATACCTTCATTTCAAGAAAGAGCTGAAATCAGAGAAATTATTTAAGAATATACTGGAGGATAGGCCAATCAGGCTTGATCTGAATGGCTTTGGTGAATTTCCTTCCATAATTAAAGGCACCTTAGATGATTTGAAAATGCTTATGATACCCACCAAATACGGAGATTTTCCCGCAGCGGGACTTCCCTGGTACGCCACAGTATTTGGTAGGGATAGTTTGATATTTGCATTGCAAACATTGAACTATTTTCCTGATATCGCAAAAACAGTACTCGAAGTACTCGGGGCTTTTCAAGCAGATGTGAAAGATGATTTCAGAGATGCCACTCCCGGGAAGATAATCCATGAGGCAAGGCTGAACTACCTATCTCTAAACAATCAATTGCCCTTTGAGAGATATTATGGCACCATTGATGCGACTCTTCTTTACATAATTCTTGCTGGCGAATACCTGAAATTCACTGATGATATTGAAACGGTGAAAGGTTTATTTCCACACATTGAAGCCGCAGAAAGGTGGATCTACGAATACGGCGATAGTGATGGCGATGGCTATGTGGAATATTTGCCACTTTCCGAGCGCGGTCTTAAAACACAAGGCTGGAAAGATTCTGGCGATTCGGTTAGCTTCAAGAGCGGAGAGCTTGCACAACCTCCTGTTGCTTTTGTTGAAGTTCAGGGGTACTTGTACTTGGCATATCATTTATTGGCTTGCATTTACAGGCGTCTTGGCAAAGAAAACAAAGCTTATTCTCTTGATGAAAAGGCGAAAGCGTTGAAGTATCGCTTCAATAGGGATTTCTGGCTGGAAGATGAAAAATATTTCGCTATTGCTTTGGACGGGAACAAACGGAAGGTGGATTCGATAAGTTCTAATCCCGGGCAGTGTCTTTTCACAGGTATTGTTGACGATGACAAGGTTGCCCCGGTGGTGAAAAAATTGCTTTCCCCTGAACTTTTTACCGGTTGGGGGATAAGAACTCTTTCAACAGATATGAGAAGATATAATCCCTTTTCCTATCATAATGGAAGTGTTTGGCCTCATGATAACTCAATCATAATAATGGGACTGTTGAAATACGGATATACCAAAGAAGCAAAAAAAATTTCCGAAGCGCTGTTGGAGGCAATGGACAAGTTCCATGACAAAAGGCTTCCGGAACTTTTCAGCGGTCTTTCCAGAGAGGAAACTAAAAATGATGTAGTGGAATATCCTGCAAGCTGTTCTCCCCAGCTCTGGTCCATCGGCACTATATTTACAATAGCAAAAGCTCTGGAAGTCCGAAAGGTAGATGATAAGGGCAGTTCCTTATCGTGA
- a CDS encoding SIS domain-containing protein — translation MHTLKEILRIPDLIEKTEKLLVKLSREENYLFVGCGSSYNLGLILSRTFVKHGYRAEVISGGQVVIKGRIPDSGKAILLSRTGESSETVFAANKLKKLGYETLGISCVPSSELLKVCGESMALDYANEESIVMTGSFSAILYLFLKNVGGNILPEEAETVLNRGAEIIDSIDLARYSHFVFLGFEELYGIAKEGALKIQEMAQQPTEFHEPLEYRHGPISNLTNKTFVVLQSMGTKHEEELSKELKNMGAYVLEIGPGGDIDVKYKNGLESPLRVIPLFYLGYKKAITEGLNPDKPRNLSKSVKTNLD, via the coding sequence ATGCATACACTTAAGGAAATTCTGAGAATTCCTGATTTGATTGAGAAAACCGAGAAACTTTTAGTGAAGTTATCCAGAGAAGAAAATTATCTTTTTGTAGGTTGTGGTTCATCCTATAACCTGGGTTTGATACTTTCGAGAACCTTTGTCAAGCACGGTTACAGAGCAGAAGTAATAAGCGGCGGGCAGGTTGTTATTAAGGGACGCATTCCAGATTCTGGCAAGGCAATATTACTCTCACGAACAGGGGAATCTTCAGAAACAGTCTTTGCTGCGAACAAACTTAAAAAGTTAGGATATGAAACTCTGGGTATTTCTTGTGTGCCATCATCTGAGCTATTGAAAGTTTGTGGTGAGTCAATGGCTCTAGATTATGCCAATGAAGAGAGTATCGTGATGACTGGCTCTTTTTCCGCGATCTTATACCTGTTCCTCAAAAATGTTGGTGGTAACATCCTGCCTGAGGAAGCAGAAACAGTATTAAATAGAGGAGCTGAAATCATAGATAGCATAGACCTTGCCAGATACAGCCATTTCGTTTTTCTCGGATTTGAGGAACTTTATGGTATCGCAAAAGAAGGGGCATTGAAAATTCAAGAGATGGCACAACAACCGACAGAATTTCATGAACCGCTGGAATACAGACACGGACCTATTTCGAATCTTACAAATAAGACCTTTGTCGTATTGCAATCAATGGGTACAAAACATGAAGAGGAGCTATCAAAAGAGTTAAAAAATATGGGAGCTTACGTTCTCGAGATTGGACCAGGTGGTGATATTGATGTCAAATATAAGAATGGGCTTGAAAGCCCTTTGAGGGTAATTCCGCTTTTTTACCTCGGATACAAAAAAGCCATAACGGAAGGGCTAAATCCTGACAAACCAAGAAATCTTTCAAAATCGGTAAAAACCAATCTGGATTAA
- a CDS encoding carbohydrate ABC transporter permease produces MIKRDRLLTVSAYIFLTIFAVLMVFPFIWMFSSSFKDSGEIYEFNLFPKYPTLYNYQYIFNYSLFPRWFLNSLLIAMITTISVLFFDSLIGYTLAKFDFPGRKLIFILILSTLMIPTEMLVIPWYIMVRNLHWMGTYWSIMFPGMISAFGIFLMKQFMSTIPNDLIDAARIDGVSEFGIYFKIVLPLVKPALATLAIFNFIGNWNAFLWPLIVTSSPEMYTLPVGVAYFSSENSMSWELIMTGAAVSTVPLIIFFLIFQKQIVKGITMSGLKG; encoded by the coding sequence ATGATTAAAAGAGATAGATTATTAACTGTTTCAGCATACATATTTCTAACCATATTCGCCGTGCTGATGGTATTTCCCTTTATCTGGATGTTCTCTTCTTCTTTCAAAGACTCTGGTGAAATATATGAATTCAACCTATTTCCAAAATATCCAACATTGTACAACTATCAATATATTTTTAATTATTCGCTTTTCCCAAGATGGTTCTTGAATAGTCTCTTGATAGCGATGATAACAACGATTTCAGTCCTTTTCTTTGATTCACTGATTGGCTATACACTTGCGAAATTTGATTTTCCTGGCAGAAAACTTATTTTCATCTTGATTCTCAGCACATTGATGATACCCACCGAGATGCTGGTGATTCCATGGTACATTATGGTGAGAAATCTTCACTGGATGGGGACTTACTGGAGCATCATGTTTCCAGGTATGATAAGCGCTTTCGGTATATTTCTCATGAAACAGTTTATGTCTACAATTCCCAATGATCTTATCGATGCAGCAAGAATAGATGGTGTTTCGGAATTTGGCATCTATTTCAAGATAGTACTTCCTTTAGTAAAACCTGCTCTAGCTACACTTGCGATTTTCAATTTTATTGGCAATTGGAATGCCTTCTTGTGGCCATTGATAGTTACTTCTTCACCAGAAATGTATACCTTACCCGTTGGGGTAGCGTATTTTTCCAGTGAAAATTCTATGAGTTGGGAGCTCATCATGACAGGGGCAGCAGTTTCTACAGTACCGCTTATAATTTTCTTCCTCATATTCCAGAAGCAAATCGTAAAGGGCATTACCATGTCCGGATTGAAGGGGTGA
- a CDS encoding argininosuccinate lyase, producing the protein MGINENYLRHVLYPSYKNWKENFLKYFIEENKAHLIVLKKCGVIDIEKARKIKEAILTFEEKTNLPEELPEGFEDLFFLFEEELSKLIGPAIAGYLHTGRSRNDLDTTVFRMHIRERLLKIMRSIILLLKRIHRKILTTGTELFLLYTHGQPAQVSNFAHYLSAFAFEIMEDLEQFFAAYNIVNLCPAGSAAITTSGFNLDREELAKLLGFKRPVENSYRAIVSSHWITYPSSVIRLFLEDIGRFIADISHKASNEVGLVDFPDDLVQISSIMPQKRNPVILEHIRIFSEMAAGEFVNLTTLFRNVPFQDVNEVADAPLRIFDSASEYVDSALVLLRTVIDAVEVNAKKCEELAISSGATTTELADTFVREANIDFRTAHKIVSAFVRSGKSFDVLKQSFERETGEPFRFSEKEIREILSPEHFVEVRKIYGGPSKESMKKLLREFENSLEKAQKKCNELSEKALDYKKSLNEILSTL; encoded by the coding sequence ATGGGAATAAATGAGAATTATCTAAGACATGTCCTTTACCCCTCATATAAAAACTGGAAAGAAAATTTCTTGAAATACTTCATCGAAGAAAACAAAGCGCATCTTATAGTACTTAAGAAATGCGGAGTAATAGACATTGAAAAAGCAAGAAAAATAAAGGAAGCGATTTTAACTTTTGAAGAAAAAACAAATTTGCCAGAAGAATTGCCAGAAGGTTTTGAAGACCTTTTTTTCCTTTTTGAAGAAGAGCTTTCAAAACTCATAGGACCTGCTATTGCGGGCTATTTGCATACAGGGAGAAGCAGAAACGATCTTGATACAACTGTTTTTAGGATGCATATAAGAGAAAGGCTCCTCAAGATTATGAGATCAATAATTCTCCTTTTAAAGAGAATTCATAGAAAAATTTTAACAACTGGAACAGAACTCTTTTTACTTTACACTCATGGGCAACCTGCACAAGTATCTAACTTTGCCCATTATTTATCGGCTTTTGCCTTTGAAATTATGGAAGACCTCGAACAGTTCTTTGCAGCATATAATATAGTAAATCTTTGTCCAGCTGGTTCAGCTGCTATAACTACAAGCGGATTTAATCTTGATCGCGAAGAGCTTGCAAAGCTTTTAGGTTTTAAAAGACCAGTGGAAAACTCTTATCGTGCGATAGTTTCATCGCACTGGATTACATATCCTTCGTCAGTCATCAGATTATTTCTTGAAGATATCGGAAGGTTTATCGCCGACATCAGTCATAAAGCATCCAATGAAGTGGGACTGGTCGACTTTCCAGATGATCTCGTGCAGATAAGCAGTATAATGCCTCAAAAAAGAAACCCTGTAATTCTTGAACATATAAGGATTTTTTCAGAAATGGCTGCAGGAGAATTTGTGAATCTAACCACACTTTTCAGAAATGTCCCCTTTCAAGATGTTAACGAAGTAGCAGATGCTCCACTAAGGATTTTCGATAGTGCAAGCGAATACGTTGATTCCGCATTGGTATTACTGAGAACGGTAATAGATGCAGTGGAAGTAAACGCTAAAAAATGCGAAGAACTGGCTATATCTTCCGGAGCAACAACGACAGAGCTAGCAGATACTTTTGTAAGAGAAGCAAATATAGATTTTCGAACGGCACATAAAATAGTTTCAGCTTTTGTGCGCTCAGGTAAATCTTTTGATGTGCTAAAACAGAGTTTTGAAAGGGAAACGGGAGAGCCATTTCGCTTTTCCGAAAAGGAAATTCGGGAAATACTTTCTCCTGAACACTTTGTGGAAGTGAGAAAAATATACGGGGGACCTTCCAAAGAAAGTATGAAAAAACTTCTGAGAGAGTTTGAAAACTCTTTGGAAAAAGCACAAAAGAAATGCAATGAGCTCAGTGAAAAAGCACTTGATTACAAGAAATCTTTGAACGAAATTCTCAGCACTTTATGA
- a CDS encoding potassium channel beta subunit family protein, translated as MEYRKVGKWGLKISELSLGSWLTFGNQLDVDNAKEAMKEAFKNGINFFDTAEAYASGMAEFIMGQVLKEFRRTDIVVSTKIFWGGNGPNDRGLSRKHLLEGTWNSLKRLQLDYVDLIYCHRPDPETPIEETVFAMDYIIRNGLALYWGTSEWSGDQLEAAHKACRELNCIPPIVEQPLYNMLSRERVEKEYLPIYEKYGMGLTTFSPLASGILTGKYNNGIPENSRLARFPGLRKHLEERGLLGDETIRKVREIGKIAEEIGAKQSQLALAWCLKNPNVSSVILGVSNVDQLKENLKALEVKEKLSEEVMERIKKILE; from the coding sequence ATGGAATATCGCAAAGTAGGAAAATGGGGACTTAAAATCAGCGAGCTTTCTTTAGGCTCCTGGTTGACCTTTGGAAACCAGCTCGATGTAGATAATGCTAAGGAAGCAATGAAAGAAGCTTTCAAAAATGGAATAAATTTCTTTGATACCGCTGAAGCATATGCAAGCGGCATGGCTGAGTTCATAATGGGGCAAGTGCTAAAAGAATTCAGAAGAACAGATATAGTAGTATCAACGAAAATCTTCTGGGGAGGTAACGGTCCAAATGACAGGGGCCTTTCGCGAAAGCATCTTCTTGAGGGAACTTGGAATTCTTTGAAAAGACTCCAGCTTGATTATGTCGATCTGATATATTGTCACAGACCTGATCCTGAAACTCCCATAGAAGAAACTGTCTTCGCGATGGATTATATAATCAGGAATGGCTTAGCCCTATACTGGGGAACTTCAGAATGGAGTGGTGACCAGCTTGAAGCTGCTCATAAGGCGTGCAGAGAGCTCAACTGCATACCTCCTATTGTTGAACAGCCGCTGTATAACATGCTCTCCAGGGAACGCGTTGAAAAAGAATATCTTCCAATATACGAAAAATATGGTATGGGATTGACCACATTCAGCCCTCTTGCCTCTGGAATACTAACAGGAAAATACAACAACGGCATACCCGAAAACAGCAGATTAGCTCGCTTCCCGGGACTCAGAAAGCATCTTGAAGAACGTGGTTTACTTGGTGATGAGACTATCAGGAAAGTGAGAGAGATAGGAAAAATCGCCGAAGAAATCGGTGCAAAGCAATCTCAACTTGCCCTCGCGTGGTGCTTGAAAAATCCCAATGTTAGCAGTGTAATTCTTGGCGTTAGTAACGTAGATCAGCTTAAAGAAAACCTGAAAGCACTGGAAGTAAAAGAAAAGCTGTCAGAAGAGGTTATGGAGAGAATAAAGAAGATTTTGGAATGA